AGCTATTTGAAAAAACATAAGACAGATAATTATATTAAAACAAATTATAAGAATGCAGTAGTATTAGGGGTAATTTTAACAGCATTTATAGTAGGGATGAGATTTATACCTAGATTATTCTTTGCTAATGCTGGATGGGAATTTGCAAGGGTATGGATGCCTGATTCATTATATATTGCGGCTAATGTAGTTTCAGTAGGTTTGGTATGTTTCTTTATATATTATGTGCTCTCTAGTTATAAAGTAAGTGATGAAACCTATAATCTTGTACCATTAGTAATCGTAAGTGCAATTAGTGGGTTTGGAAATTCAATGATCATTTTTATGATAAATATGGCTATATCACGAGGCGAACGTTTTGATAAAGTATTATTCATATATTTTATCATAGGATTGTTGATATACATATTCGGTCAGAGAATCGTAAGATTCGACTTGATAAAAATATCAAATGAAATCATTTATAAAAAGAGGATGGACATAACATCAAAAGTCCTTGAATCCAATTATGAACAATTTTCAAGTTTGGATTCTGGTCAGATAGAAACTGTTTTGAATAATGATACTGAAGTAATAAGTAACTTCTCCAATGTGTTGATTACAGGTTTGACAAGCCTTATTACCATAATATGCTGTTTTGTTTATCTCGGGATAGTCAGTATATATGGACTGGGTATAGTTCTAGGAGTGGTGCTTATTGCTGTTAGTCTGTACATGCTTATTATGAAAAATGCAAATGGGCATTTAGAAAAGGCAAGAACTTCTCAAAATGTATTTTTCAAACGTATTGGTGATATGATTGGTGGATTCAAGGAATTAAGTCTCAACCATGATAAGAAAATATCTTATAAACAGGATATGAAAGAGACTTGTGAAGATTATAAAGACAAAATTAAAAAAGGAAGCTATAAATTCGCAGGGGTCTTCATTGTTGGAGAATCTTTATTCACAATTGTTATAGGAGCTATAGTATTCATATTTCCAATAGTATTCAAGAATCAAAATATGCATTTAAGAGAATATGTATTTGTCTTACTATATGTTACAGGACCTATAAATGCTGTTCTTAATGCTGTACCAAATGTGATACGTACAAAAATCAGCTGGAACAGAATTGGAGAATTGATTAAGAAATTGGATATAAGCTGCGAAGATACGGATGCCTCTTCTAAGAATGATAGAATACATGATTTTCATAGTATCAAGATTGTAGATGGAAGATACAAATATAAGGTTGAAGATGAAAACGGTTTTGAAATAGGACCAATCAATGCAGAGTTTGGTAAAGGTCAGATATCATTCATAGTAGGTGGAAATGGTAGTGGTAAAACTACTTTGGTAAAACTTCTAACAGGTCTATACAAACCAGTTGAAGGTAAGATTTACATAAATAATAAGAAAGTGATGTTAGATGAATTAGGTAAGTATTATACAACAGTATTTAGCGACTTCTATCTTTTTGATAAATTATATGGAGTAAATATTGAAGGTAAGGAGGGAGCCATAGAAGAGTATTTAAAAGAATTAGGATTGTTTGAAAAAGTCTCAATAAAGGAAAATGAATTTTCTACTGTTAAACTTTCAACAGGTCAGAGAAAGAGACTAGCACTATTAATAAGTTATTTAGAAGATAAACCTATTTTCTTATTTGACGAATGGGCAGCTGACCAAGATCCTGTTTTCAGAGAATTCTTTTATACTGAATTATTGCCTAAACTAAAAGAAAAAGGTAAATGTATAATTGCTATAACCCATGATGACAGATATTTTAATTTGGCAGATCAAGTAATATGTATGGAATTTGGAAAAGTCAAAGACCAGAATTATAATCTGTTGGAATATTATTGATAATATTATAAACGGTCGCCATTATTTAATGAGAGGAAGAATATAAGAGTGATAAATGTTGAAGTAATAAACTCAATTGACAGAAAAGATAAACTTGATGAAATATACAAATTCAGGTTTGAGGTATATATTGAAGAATTAAGTTATCTTAAAGCGGGATATGACGACTCTAATTCTTATTATTCAAAGCAGGAGTATGATATTTATGATGAATATTCCAGACATATCATTTTAAGGAATAATAAGGAGATAGTAGCATATGCAAGAATAATTATTGATAAGGGTCAGGGATTACTGATATTAAATAAAATTGGTGATCAACAGTTTTTGAATGACAGTGATAAAGTTGAAGTAAGCAGAATGATGGTGAAAAAGAATTACCGTTATTCTAGAGCAATAATAATACTTATGAATGAAATATATAAGAACCTGGTTGATATTGGAAGTAAATACATATTTGCAGATACTTTCCAGGATTCAGCTAGTTATCACATATGTAAAGAGATGGGTTTTAAGGAATTAGGGGTAAAGTATATAGATGAAACTTACAATTTAGATGTTGATTCAGTTGTATTATTTTCAACATTGAGTGAACTTAAGATAAATTATTTCTTGGAAATGAACAGGAAAGAGGAGATTTCAAATGGTTAAAAACGTTCTACTAATACAGCCGCCTATTTTCAAATCAGATTTAGGTGTTGATGTAATTCAAGGTGCATATTGGAATAAGCTTGATAAAAAGATGAATGACATAATAATAGAAAATAAACTTGATAATGGAGTTAATGGATATCATGCCATAGAACCCAATATCGGTTTGCTTTATGTAGCGGCATGCTTGAATAAATGTGGTTATAATCTTAAATATGTTGATTTCTCAGTGGTTGATAATGATGTTAGAGAGACCCAAAAAAGACCCATCAATGAAGAGGATATAGAGAAAGAGATAGGACAGATACCTAAGAATTTTTTACAATTCGTGGCTATCTCTTGTATGACAGTAAATTATAAATGGGCAGTCAAGATTGCTGAAACTATAAAAAGTATAAATAGTGAGTGTGTTGTTGTATTAGGCGGTGTTCATGGAAGTTTTGAATATGAGAATATACTCAAAAGCACAAAAAGCATAGACATAGTTTCTATTGGTGAAGGAGAAGAAACTATGGTAGAAATAGCTGATATGTTTTTTGGGTATGGGATGGATCTTGATAAGTTGTCTTCAATAAAAAGTGTAGCATTTCGTAAAGGAGATGGAAGTATCTGTCTGACTCCAAAAAGAGAATTCATACAAGATTTGGATACCATTCCTTATCCTATGTATGAGCTTATTCCCAAACACATTACAGATGATGTAATGATAAGGGTCATAACCTCTAGAGGATGTAGTAACAATTGTTCTTTTTGCGTTCCAAGCAAAATATTTAATAAATTAAGATTCCGTAAGGTCAAGTGTGTAGTAGATGAATTGGAATACTATAACAAGACACATGGATGGAAATTATTCATGATAGGTGATTTGAATTTCCTTAGCTCGTATGATTATGCACTTGATTTCTGTAATGAGATCATTAAGAGAAAACTTGATATTGTATGGATATGCCAGAGTAGAGTGGATTTAGTTGATGAGAATATAACGAAACTCATGAAAAAAGCAGGTTGTATTCTAATCTGTCTAGGCATTGAAAGTGCTGACCAAGATATTTTGGATCACACCAACAAAAACACAACAGTGGATAAAGCTTTGAATGCTTGTAAAATGGTTAAGAATGCAGGTATTCGTTTGTATACATATTGGGTTTTTGGATTGCCTAATGAAACTCATGATAGTGCACATGCCACCATTAAACTATTAAGGCGATTCCTGGATGAAGATGTAATTGATTTTACCCACTGTACAATGTGTACTCCTTTTCCTGGGACTGAACTTTACAAGCATCCAGAAGAGAATGATATAACTCTGTTAACCAATGATTACGATGATTATTGGTTAGGTTGTGATTATCTAGGTGCAGGACTTCCTGTAATGGAGACTAATGAATTAAGCAGATATGAAATCTATGCATACTGGCAGATGGCACTTGCTGTAGTAGCTGGTAATCTGGATTGATAAAAATATAATAACAATTATGTATTAATAGGAGATAGAATCATGTACGAAAACAAAGGATACAAATTATATGATATTGATGATATAGATTGCATGAGTGATGATGAGGTCAAAACTATTAATCACAATAGACTGAATACGAAACTAACTGAACTTCTGAAAATACTAGACTGCGATAAAGTTTATAAGGATGCTGACAATTGTGTCATAAAAGATTCAGAGGGTAATGAATACATAGATTTCTTAGGAGCTTATGGAGCCATGAATCTAGGAAGCAATAATCCTCATGTAGTTGATGCGTTGGATAAAGTCAGAAATAAGCTGAATCTAGCATTTATCGGTTTGAATCCTTATGAAGCCGGGCTGGCAGAAAATCTTGTGAAACTTACTGATAACCAATTGCAGCATGTTTTTTTCTGTAACAGTGGTTCTGAATCTGTGGAAAGTTCACTTAAAATGGCACGAGCTGCTACTGGCAAAAGCAGAATAATATATTGCAGGAATTCCTATCACGGTAAGAGTTTTGGTGCGTTGACTGTTACAGGTCAAGCACATTACAGACAGAAATTTGAACCATTGATTCCTGATATGATTGAAGTTCCTTATGGAAACATAGAGGAATTGGAAAAAGAATTAGCCGAAGGTGCTGCAGCATTTATTGTTGAACCCATACAAGGGGAAGGTGGAATAATTACACCACCACAGAATTATTTCAAAGAAGTCAGAGAACTATGTACTAAGCATGAGGTACTTCTTATCTTGGATGAGGTACAGACAGGATTTGGAAGAACAGGAACTTTTTTTGCATATGAACAAGAAAATATAGTACCTGATATCTTATGTCTGGCAAAATCTCTTGGCGGTGGAATAATGCCAATGGGTGCTTGTATATCAAAAGAATGGGTATATCAAAAAGCATATGGTGAACTTAGTACATGTATGCTCCATTCAACTACATTCGGTGGTAATACATATGCATGTGCCGCTGGAATAGCAACAATAGAGACTATTGTGAAGGAAGATTTAGTAAAAGAATGTAAAGAAAAAGGCAAGTTTCTAATGGAAGGACTTAATAATCTGAAAGAGAGATATTACGGTATAAAAGAAGTAAGAGGTAGGGGTCTCATGGTTGGTGTGGAGTTTGAAAATAATATTGATGACACCTTGAAAGAAGCTAATGGCATCAAAGAACTTCCATTCAACAGTTATGGAGCATATATAGCTTCAGGACTTATAAATGAATATGGCATAGTTACTGCATATTCAACAAATAACATGAGTTTGATTCGTTTAGAACCACCATTGACTATTACCTATGACCAGATAGAGAAATTTTTATCAGCACTGGGAAATCTTCTGTTAGAAAATAGTGAATTTGACATGTGTAATGTTAAATGAAAAGAGGAATGATTATGAATGATTTGTTCAAGTTAGATTATGTCTTACAAGCAATGAAAGAAAATGATAGAAACTATGTTGAATATTACAATGGAAGTACATATTTCAAGAAAGTGTTCTCCGATATGTATGTTGATGTTATGAAAGTATCCTCATACTTGAAGTATAAAGGAGTGCAAAAAGGCGATAGAGTTGGAATAATAGGCATGAATTCTTATGAGTATATGATTTTGGATTTGGCTGTCATTACAAATGGATCTGTATCGGTACCTTTTCCAGAAAAAGATTTCAAGGGAAAAATTCAAACACTATCCAAGGAATATAATTTAAAGCTATTCTTTGCTGATGAAAAATATGTGAATGATAGTGAAGAAATCATTAATCTTGAAAATCTATTATTAGATGCTGAAAAAGAAGATTATAGTGATTTGGAAATGAATGAAATTGAAGATGAAGATAATTTTACGATCATATTTACTTCGGGAACGACAGGTGTACCAAAAGGAATAGAAGTAAGGAGCAAATGTGTACAGGAATGGATGGAGCATCTAGTAGATTCATATGATCTTACAGAAGATGATAAAATCATAGATTTTCTTACACTATCTATATCCAATGCAAGACTATTTGTATATGCTTCAGTTTTAGTACATTTCAATTTGGTGCTGACCAACACAAATGAACTATTACGTGTACTTGCACTTTCTAAGCCTACAATTATGCAGGGGGTACCATACCTGTTTGAAACATTTTATAGAACATTCATGAGCATGACACAACAGACTTTCAAGAAACGTTTTAATTATAGGTTATATCATGTGTTAGACAAGATATTGCCATCTTCTATGCTTAGAGGACTTCATGAGAAGGTATTCAAAAGCTTAAAAGATCTCTTTGGACAGAATATGAGAATTTTAGTTACCGGCTCAGCCCATACAGATGAAAATTTATTGAAGTTCTATGAAAAAGCAAATTTAAGAGTTTATGAGGTATATGGAATAAATGAAGTCGGTTTGGTATCAATGAATAATCCAAAAGCATACAGGATTGGAAGTGTAGGAAAACCTTTCAAGACTAAAACAATAAAGATAAGTGATAATAATGAAATACTGATTAAAAGTGATTTTTCATGGGGTACTGGTTATATAAATGATGAAAACAACAGCAAAAAAACTTTTAGAGAAGACGGTTATGTAGCTACAGGTGATTTAGGTCATGTTGATGAAGATGGTTACTTATATGTTGAAGGGAGATTGAAGGAAGTTCTTATTCTGAGTAATGGGGATAAGATACATCCACGAATCATTGAAGATGATTTGAAACAGACAAACCTAATCAAGCAGGCAGTTGCAATAGGTAATCAGAAACCTTTTATCAGCTGTATTATTGTTTTAGAAGATGCCAATACACCAGTCAACAAAATAGAAGATGCAATAAATGAAATCAACAAAAGATATTCAGATAATTTCAAGATAAAAGAATTCATTATCGCTGATAGTCCATTCACAGTGGAAAATGGATTGATGAATTCCACATTGAAGATAAATAGAAATGCTGTATACGAAGCATATAAATCAAACATAGAAAAACTATACACATAAAATCTGATAATTATGTGATGTATAGAAATGGAGGATAAAATGAAAGATACTTCAAAAATAGTTTTAGATATTATATCAAATATTGTGCTTAAGAAGAAAAGAAAGCTTGTAAAACCAGAAGCCAAACTTAGAGAGGACCTTGGACTAGATTCCATAAAAATGATAGCAATTTCAGCTATGCTTATAGAGAGTGGAATAGATGTTAATTCAACTGATAACAATGTTGATTTATCAAGAATAGAAACAATTCAAGATGTAATAGATATTGCCGATGAAATTGTAAATAAAGGTAAATAGATGAAATAAATTTGGAGGGATAGAGAATTGAAAAATTTCGATAAAGAACAGTATGAAAGTGATTTCAACAGCTTACATCACATACTAAATATGTATCAGAGAAATCATTTGTTTCAAGATGCTACACCATTAACATTATCTTTTTTAGTTACCAACAGATGTAATTTAAGGTGTAAACATTGTTTCAATCATGATGTAGATAAATCATTAATTGAAAAAGTTAGAAAAGAATTGACCTTGGATGAAATAGAGAAGATGTCGAAATCAATGGGCTTTTTCCTTAATGCATTGCTATGTGGAGGAGAACCTTTCCTAAGAGAAGACTTATATGAAATAGTTAGGTTATTCAGAATGAATAATCATGCAAAGGCATTTTCAAGCAGTACTAATGGACAACTTACAGATAAGATAATAAAACAAATGGAGCATATAAGCAATTATTCAAAATATGAAAACTACTCCTTGAATTTTTCATTTGAAGGTTTTGAAAATGAAAATGATGAGATAAGAGGAAAAGGTACATTTAAGAAGAGCATCGAGACATGGAATGAATGTAAAAAATTAAATAAGATATACGGAAATATCATTCAGAATGTTGTTGTAACAATGAACTCAGTTAATCAAGAAACACTTCCTGATTTCTTCAAATGGGTCTATGAAACATTGAAACCAGATAGTGTAATGATGCTTTTGGTAAGACAAAGTCCAAGAGGCGGGGAATACCTAAAAGAAGTTGAACCTAAGAATTATGAGAATGCAAGAAAAATATTAGAGCAGTATACTCTACAGGGGCTTAATGGTAGATGTGATAAACCAACTACATATATACCAGCATCACAATACTATTACACCAATAGGACATTGAAATCGGGAAAAAGAGAGTTTATGTGTTATGCAGGTAAGCATGGAGCATTTATTGATTTTGATGGAGAAGTCAATGTATGTGAAGTCTTCAATGATGTGACCTGCAATAATAAACCAGTGTCCATGGGTAACTTAAGAGATTACGATATGGATTTCATAAAATTATGGAATAGCGAACAAGCGTTGAAAGTGAAAAATATGGTAAATCGTCATAAGGTTTGTGAACAATGTACACATGAAACAGAAGGTATCTTACCATCTCTATATTTTGAACCAAACTTCTTTGGAATTGAAAGCATAGAGAGTAACAAATAGATATACCATCAGGTTAGTGGGAGAGGAAGGCAGGAAAATGAAAGTAGGAATATTATCAGCCAGAACGGGAAATGGTCATATAAGTGTGGCAAATGCGTTAAAGGGTTCATTTGAAAAAAGGTCCATTCATGTGGAGGTTTTCGAATCTTTTTATGAGGACTTGATGATTAGCAATAAAATAATAAGTGATTATTATAATTTTCTAATGATGACTTCTACACCACTATGCTATAAATTCAGTGAACTCTCTTATATGACTAGACCTGACCTATCAGAGGACTTTTATGCTGGTGTTGAGAAAAAAATAAAGGATTTTATTATAGATAATCAGTTTGATGTAATTATATCTACATCACATACAATCAATTTTGCAGTAATACGTGCACTGGAGGAACTGGGATTAAGAGATAAAATCAAATTCTATATTGTTGTTACTGACCCATATGTACCTATTTCTGTAGGATTTGATGTAAAAGGTGCAGATCGTTATTTCTGTACAGGAAGCTCTGTCAAAAAATATCTGACCAAGAACATTGATGAAGAATACATATATGAAAATGCATATCCAATCAATGAAGTCTTTTTGAAAGAGTACGCAGAAGCCCAAGTTTCAGAGATATATAAGGAATTGGAACTTAGTCGTGATAAGAAAATACTTCTTATCAACAGCGGTTCACAGGGAGCTTTTCATTGTAAGGAATATCTAAAAGAAGCAGTAAACAAATTCAGTGATCTACAGATAATTTTTATATGTGGTAAAAATGAACCTCTTTATAATATCGCTAAGATGATTATAGGAGAAAATGAAAGAGTCAAGATACTAGGTTATGTGAATAACATGAATGATA
The window above is part of the Vallitalea guaymasensis genome. Proteins encoded here:
- a CDS encoding cyclic peptide export ABC transporter, which encodes MKRKITILCLFAVIVVGVVVYSILHFSYDDVSNDKDAIINSTIQKTMDKGNIPGLSLCYIDGNDTYINSFGYSELDDKTKVDNSTLFQIGSNSKAFTAFAVSQLIKENKIELDGKVSDYLDNFYLNYYKSYRGKKYNGQVDVTIEQLLHHTSGIPTNSIVDIPESNDENSLHDTVYGFSNMSLKNYPGSRFEYATINYDILGLIIEKVTGESYEKYMQDNVFDKFGLTNTTAEQVSNISSGYKESLFGIKKYDAPVYKGNTPAGYIVSDIEDMCRWIKIQMGMISTEDSELLQMTHEANHANSTGLNNAYYASGWYCNETVDGKLVFHGGDNPNFSSFILFNSEKKIGVCVLANVNSVYTTSLTEKIYNILEGNHRIVKAEDTVGILNNISRFIIGFFLIFIIAVIVLIIKQIIRISYLKKHKTDNYIKTNYKNAVVLGVILTAFIVGMRFIPRLFFANAGWEFARVWMPDSLYIAANVVSVGLVCFFIYYVLSSYKVSDETYNLVPLVIVSAISGFGNSMIIFMINMAISRGERFDKVLFIYFIIGLLIYIFGQRIVRFDLIKISNEIIYKKRMDITSKVLESNYEQFSSLDSGQIETVLNNDTEVISNFSNVLITGLTSLITIICCFVYLGIVSIYGLGIVLGVVLIAVSLYMLIMKNANGHLEKARTSQNVFFKRIGDMIGGFKELSLNHDKKISYKQDMKETCEDYKDKIKKGSYKFAGVFIVGESLFTIVIGAIVFIFPIVFKNQNMHLREYVFVLLYVTGPINAVLNAVPNVIRTKISWNRIGELIKKLDISCEDTDASSKNDRIHDFHSIKIVDGRYKYKVEDENGFEIGPINAEFGKGQISFIVGGNGSGKTTLVKLLTGLYKPVEGKIYINNKKVMLDELGKYYTTVFSDFYLFDKLYGVNIEGKEGAIEEYLKELGLFEKVSIKENEFSTVKLSTGQRKRLALLISYLEDKPIFLFDEWAADQDPVFREFFYTELLPKLKEKGKCIIAITHDDRYFNLADQVICMEFGKVKDQNYNLLEYY
- a CDS encoding GNAT family N-acyltransferase; its protein translation is MINVEVINSIDRKDKLDEIYKFRFEVYIEELSYLKAGYDDSNSYYSKQEYDIYDEYSRHIILRNNKEIVAYARIIIDKGQGLLILNKIGDQQFLNDSDKVEVSRMMVKKNYRYSRAIIILMNEIYKNLVDIGSKYIFADTFQDSASYHICKEMGFKELGVKYIDETYNLDVDSVVLFSTLSELKINYFLEMNRKEEISNG
- a CDS encoding B12-binding domain-containing radical SAM protein, translated to MVKNVLLIQPPIFKSDLGVDVIQGAYWNKLDKKMNDIIIENKLDNGVNGYHAIEPNIGLLYVAACLNKCGYNLKYVDFSVVDNDVRETQKRPINEEDIEKEIGQIPKNFLQFVAISCMTVNYKWAVKIAETIKSINSECVVVLGGVHGSFEYENILKSTKSIDIVSIGEGEETMVEIADMFFGYGMDLDKLSSIKSVAFRKGDGSICLTPKREFIQDLDTIPYPMYELIPKHITDDVMIRVITSRGCSNNCSFCVPSKIFNKLRFRKVKCVVDELEYYNKTHGWKLFMIGDLNFLSSYDYALDFCNEIIKRKLDIVWICQSRVDLVDENITKLMKKAGCILICLGIESADQDILDHTNKNTTVDKALNACKMVKNAGIRLYTYWVFGLPNETHDSAHATIKLLRRFLDEDVIDFTHCTMCTPFPGTELYKHPEENDITLLTNDYDDYWLGCDYLGAGLPVMETNELSRYEIYAYWQMALAVVAGNLD
- a CDS encoding aspartate aminotransferase family protein codes for the protein MYENKGYKLYDIDDIDCMSDDEVKTINHNRLNTKLTELLKILDCDKVYKDADNCVIKDSEGNEYIDFLGAYGAMNLGSNNPHVVDALDKVRNKLNLAFIGLNPYEAGLAENLVKLTDNQLQHVFFCNSGSESVESSLKMARAATGKSRIIYCRNSYHGKSFGALTVTGQAHYRQKFEPLIPDMIEVPYGNIEELEKELAEGAAAFIVEPIQGEGGIITPPQNYFKEVRELCTKHEVLLILDEVQTGFGRTGTFFAYEQENIVPDILCLAKSLGGGIMPMGACISKEWVYQKAYGELSTCMLHSTTFGGNTYACAAGIATIETIVKEDLVKECKEKGKFLMEGLNNLKERYYGIKEVRGRGLMVGVEFENNIDDTLKEANGIKELPFNSYGAYIASGLINEYGIVTAYSTNNMSLIRLEPPLTITYDQIEKFLSALGNLLLENSEFDMCNVK
- a CDS encoding AMP-binding protein, giving the protein MNDLFKLDYVLQAMKENDRNYVEYYNGSTYFKKVFSDMYVDVMKVSSYLKYKGVQKGDRVGIIGMNSYEYMILDLAVITNGSVSVPFPEKDFKGKIQTLSKEYNLKLFFADEKYVNDSEEIINLENLLLDAEKEDYSDLEMNEIEDEDNFTIIFTSGTTGVPKGIEVRSKCVQEWMEHLVDSYDLTEDDKIIDFLTLSISNARLFVYASVLVHFNLVLTNTNELLRVLALSKPTIMQGVPYLFETFYRTFMSMTQQTFKKRFNYRLYHVLDKILPSSMLRGLHEKVFKSLKDLFGQNMRILVTGSAHTDENLLKFYEKANLRVYEVYGINEVGLVSMNNPKAYRIGSVGKPFKTKTIKISDNNEILIKSDFSWGTGYINDENNSKKTFREDGYVATGDLGHVDEDGYLYVEGRLKEVLILSNGDKIHPRIIEDDLKQTNLIKQAVAIGNQKPFISCIIVLEDANTPVNKIEDAINEINKRYSDNFKIKEFIIADSPFTVENGLMNSTLKINRNAVYEAYKSNIEKLYT
- a CDS encoding radical SAM protein; translated protein: MKNFDKEQYESDFNSLHHILNMYQRNHLFQDATPLTLSFLVTNRCNLRCKHCFNHDVDKSLIEKVRKELTLDEIEKMSKSMGFFLNALLCGGEPFLREDLYEIVRLFRMNNHAKAFSSSTNGQLTDKIIKQMEHISNYSKYENYSLNFSFEGFENENDEIRGKGTFKKSIETWNECKKLNKIYGNIIQNVVVTMNSVNQETLPDFFKWVYETLKPDSVMMLLVRQSPRGGEYLKEVEPKNYENARKILEQYTLQGLNGRCDKPTTYIPASQYYYTNRTLKSGKREFMCYAGKHGAFIDFDGEVNVCEVFNDVTCNNKPVSMGNLRDYDMDFIKLWNSEQALKVKNMVNRHKVCEQCTHETEGILPSLYFEPNFFGIESIESNK
- a CDS encoding MGDG synthase family glycosyltransferase, which translates into the protein MKVGILSARTGNGHISVANALKGSFEKRSIHVEVFESFYEDLMISNKIISDYYNFLMMTSTPLCYKFSELSYMTRPDLSEDFYAGVEKKIKDFIIDNQFDVIISTSHTINFAVIRALEELGLRDKIKFYIVVTDPYVPISVGFDVKGADRYFCTGSSVKKYLTKNIDEEYIYENAYPINEVFLKEYAEAQVSEIYKELELSRDKKILLINSGSQGAFHCKEYLKEAVNKFSDLQIIFICGKNEPLYNIAKMIIGENERVKILGYVNNMNDILRISDVVLTKPGANSFYECIYMRKPMLLDKMEGFLYQEKGAADFIKEHEIGVIVDSLDKFTEGINDILERYDTYISNLQEIEKINGADVIVDQIINV